TAGCGTTGATGAATACATAGAAATAAATGACCTTTTACGTGCCTTTAGAGGATATGAGGGTATTGCTAGGGAAGTTTTAGCCTGAGGCGATACGAGGGGAATTTGTTGCAAGAATATTTGAGTATGTCGACGTCGCGACTCGGAACACTCTAAAAATCAGCAGTTGTTTAGGAGGGGAACATATGTTTGAGCAGGGTTGGAATATGCTTGAAAAAACAGATAATGCTATAGCCGATATCATAGCCCGCGAGAGGGATCGTCAGGATCATGGTATCGAGTTGATCGCTTCCGAAAATTTTGTTTCTCCTGCAGTGTTGTGTGCTATGGGGTCTATCCTGACCAATAAATATGCGGAGGGATACCCGGCCCACCGTTATTATGGCGGCTGCCACATTGTTGACGAGGCCGAAAATCTGGCACGAGACAGAGCGAAGAAGCTCTTCGGGTGCGACCATGTGAACGTACAGCCTCATTCAGGCTCTCAGGCCAACATGGCAGTTTACTTCACATGCCTTAAGCCAGGGGATACGGTTTTGGCCATGAACCTGTCCCATGGCGGACACTTGACCCACGGTTCCCCAGTAAACTTTTCAGGGAAGCTTTATAACATTGTTCCCTATGGAGTCAGCCGAGATACGGAGACCATCGACTTTGCAGAAGTAGAGCGGCTGGCACTGGAACATCATCCGAAGCTTATTGTATGCGGAGCGAGCGCCTATCCCCGCGAGATTGACGCGGAGAGATTCAGAGAGATAGCGGACAAAGTAGGCGCTCTCCTCATGTTTGACATAGCCCATATAGCAGGACTTGTGGCAGCTGGACTTCATAAAGATCCAGTTCCCTTCTGCGACTTTGTAACCACCACGACCCACAAGACCCTTCGGGGTCCCCGGGGCGGCATGATCATGTGCCGAGAGCAGTATGCGAAAGACCTGGACAAGAGCATCTTCCCGGGAATGCAGGGAGGTCCTCTGATGCACGTGATCGCGGCGAAGGCAGTAGCCTTCGAGGAAGCCCTTCGGCCATCTTTCAAGAGCTACCAGAAGAAGATAGTGGAGAACGCCGCCGTTTTGGCTGATGAGCTGTTGAGCCACGACCTTCATCTCGTATCAGGTGGAACGGACAACCATCTGATCCTCATTAACCTTACGAACCGTAACGTGACAGGCAAGGCAGTGGAGGCGGCGCTTGACAAGGCTGGGATTACGGTGAACAAGAATACGGTTCCCTTCGAGACCCAAAGTCCCTTTGTGACGAGCGGTATCCGCATCGGGACCCCGGCGGTAACCACTCGTGGTTTTGGCTCAGACGAGATGAAGAAGATAGCGGCGTGGATCAACGACGTGGTGGATAACGTAGAGAACGAGAAGGTTTTGTCGAGGATTCGCGGTGAAGTTCTGGAGCTGTGCGGAAAATATCCTCTTTACGCAGGGTTTTAAGAGCGAAAATATCGGCTAGAAGAGAACAGACAGTGAGAATATATAAGAACGGGAGTGAGCAAGAATGATCGATTTGACCATTCACAAAGAGGGGCTCAAAAAAGCGGTGGAGCAGGCAAAAAAACGAAATATTGTTATCCCCACCTTTAAGCAGATGAAAGATCCGGATCGTTATACCCCGGAAAAAATTAAAGAGCGCCTAAAGAAGACGGGTCTTTGGGATGTAGATTCAGTCAATTTGTTCCGCATAACCTGGAAAAATGAGCCGAAAAAGCAGGGTGGATTGTTCGGCAACGTGAATTATGTAGAGATTCCTAGAGAGATTACAGGCGTAAAGGCAAAAATAGTGGCTCTTGTGGGGAAATGGTTTCCTACAGGGGCTCACAAGGTGGGAGCGAGCTTCGGATGTTTGGCACCCCGTCTTGTCACGGGCCAGTTTGATCCTACATCACAAAAAGCAGTGTGGCCTTCAACGGGAAACTATTGTCGTGGAGGAGCCTATAACGCTCAGCTGCTGGGATGTGATTCTATTGCCATTCTCCCAGAAGGAATGAGTTCTGAGCGCTTCGAGTGGCTGAAAACTGTAGCAGGGGAAGTTATTGGTACACCTGGAACGGAAAGCAACGTAAAGGAAATTTACGATAAGGTTTGGGAACTGCGTAAAACTCGAGACAACATAATGGTATTCAATCAGTTTGAAGAGTTTGGAAATCATCTGTGGCATTACGAGGTAACTGGTCACGCTATGGAAGAAGTCCTTCAGCAGGTATGTGGTAAGGATGGACGATATTTTGGAGTGGTGTTGACTTCCGGATCAGGTGGAACACTTGCAAGCGGAGATTATCTGAAGGGAAAGTACCCTGGGAGCAAGATTGGAGTGGGAGAAGCTCTTCAGTGTCCCACACTTCTGTGGAACGGCTTTGGTGCTCACCGCCTTGAGGGGATAGGAGATAAACACGTTCCATGGATTCACAATGTGAAGAACACCGACATGATTATTGACATAGATGATGCTGACAGTATGGCTATGATACGCCTTTTCAACGAACCAGCAGGCCAGGAATTCCTGCGCAAGAGTGGCATATCAGAGACATTCATGGAAAGCCTGCCACTTATAGGAATTTCGGGAGCGGCTAATATCCTTATGGCCATAAAGATGGCGAAGTACTACGAGCTGAGTGAACAGGATGTCATAATGACTGTTCTGACTGATTCCATGGAAATGTACGGCTCAAGGGTCAAAGAAATGGAAGAGGAAATGGGCCCCTATACGGAGATGGATGCTGCCATCGATCTTCACCAGCATATTTTTGGAGTCGGAGTCGATTATATGCAGGAACTTTCATATTACGATCGGAAGCGAATCCACAATCTCAAATATTATACATGGGTTGAGCAACAGGGGAAGACTTCAGAGGAACTGAATGATCAGTGGTACGACTACGATGCGTATTGGGGTTCTATTCATAAAATGGCCGATGCTATTGACGAAAGAATTGATGAATTTAATAGGCTTACAGGACTTCTTGTTTAATATGATGTAGCGGGCTAAAGATGTGAGGTTGCGTTGTCGCAACCTCTTCTTCGTCAGTAAGGCCGAGGGGAGGGCGAACGGCGGAGAAACGTTATCCTGTTCTTGGGGAGTATTAATTCGCGAGGGGAAAGTCGTTGCGTTTTTAGGGCTCTTGAACTGCACTTCCGGAAGGATCTGCGCATGAAAAAGGAGGCGTTACATGATGTCTAAAGTTGGGTTCTGGAGAAAGAGTTTAGTCGTCGTATTGGTTGTTCTGTCTTTAGGTTTTGCCATTGTTGCGG
This portion of the Aminobacterium mobile DSM 12262 genome encodes:
- a CDS encoding pyridoxal-phosphate dependent enzyme, whose translation is MIDLTIHKEGLKKAVEQAKKRNIVIPTFKQMKDPDRYTPEKIKERLKKTGLWDVDSVNLFRITWKNEPKKQGGLFGNVNYVEIPREITGVKAKIVALVGKWFPTGAHKVGASFGCLAPRLVTGQFDPTSQKAVWPSTGNYCRGGAYNAQLLGCDSIAILPEGMSSERFEWLKTVAGEVIGTPGTESNVKEIYDKVWELRKTRDNIMVFNQFEEFGNHLWHYEVTGHAMEEVLQQVCGKDGRYFGVVLTSGSGGTLASGDYLKGKYPGSKIGVGEALQCPTLLWNGFGAHRLEGIGDKHVPWIHNVKNTDMIIDIDDADSMAMIRLFNEPAGQEFLRKSGISETFMESLPLIGISGAANILMAIKMAKYYELSEQDVIMTVLTDSMEMYGSRVKEMEEEMGPYTEMDAAIDLHQHIFGVGVDYMQELSYYDRKRIHNLKYYTWVEQQGKTSEELNDQWYDYDAYWGSIHKMADAIDERIDEFNRLTGLLV
- the glyA gene encoding serine hydroxymethyltransferase, producing MFEQGWNMLEKTDNAIADIIARERDRQDHGIELIASENFVSPAVLCAMGSILTNKYAEGYPAHRYYGGCHIVDEAENLARDRAKKLFGCDHVNVQPHSGSQANMAVYFTCLKPGDTVLAMNLSHGGHLTHGSPVNFSGKLYNIVPYGVSRDTETIDFAEVERLALEHHPKLIVCGASAYPREIDAERFREIADKVGALLMFDIAHIAGLVAAGLHKDPVPFCDFVTTTTHKTLRGPRGGMIMCREQYAKDLDKSIFPGMQGGPLMHVIAAKAVAFEEALRPSFKSYQKKIVENAAVLADELLSHDLHLVSGGTDNHLILINLTNRNVTGKAVEAALDKAGITVNKNTVPFETQSPFVTSGIRIGTPAVTTRGFGSDEMKKIAAWINDVVDNVENEKVLSRIRGEVLELCGKYPLYAGF